The Paralichthys olivaceus isolate ysfri-2021 chromosome 9, ASM2471397v2, whole genome shotgun sequence genome contains a region encoding:
- the arhgef37 gene encoding rho guanine nucleotide exchange factor 37, whose protein sequence is MEVPRTRQPSFTLTFPKPASSALASFGALQQVTNTDSVKETQQETDEATGKHESGEETFSAEAEESGVSVEGQAETSEPVDSNSKLSAQDSFSEETSISEERLAQEDEEAKKDSEEEEAAAKARAAQRQLMAIEELVQSERNYLRLLHVSTVTIRGNLQKLQPPLANLDSMFLYIEDVIDVSSRLLNLLDQKQVRPEDPQFLETLCALFLSLSSDIEAAYKEYLANYNHVTVVENSYKQKEGLWNEIVKVIKASAPEVNATSLSFFLVMPVQRIARYPLLLQTIQKHTDPAHHAYAVLEQTAHTSIAINCRINEYKRFREVADKYKKTETLTIKDKINRLNSHSIAKKTARLSQQIKHETGIVHKLVDEEFDTLEGFFYVLEHGILELLENVETYLHHLQGFLACKTEEFDFDMDGEKAPICYKEITTALRQWILPTFEKRMRTLIHKPLCALRDLLVGPRNLIRKRLDKLLDYELIEAKSNLSYEEQAVANTYRTINTLLLTELPQFNSVALQMIWSMLGTYSCLHKDLASDMEQLFQSFAQQLPHSSLSPGAFWEWAESTALKESRRLETLCRSIEDTLNSPFVQPLCPSSQHRLKQLTDKHGSGKIYQVVGAVVGSRDLDLNLAKGELVAIISEMDTRGDKRRWLVDAGGRRGYAPSSKLIRYHQPTEDPPPSPHLTLPDGVTGIRRHSYTPESRPLAVIRQPCFQVLAAYDFTARGSHEVSVRAGESVRILEAHDKRGNPEWSLVEVRGGQRGYVPSNYLTITPLGMGPPGCHH, encoded by the exons ATGGAGGTGCCCAGGACGCGACAGCCCTCCTTCACGTTGACTTTCCCCAAACCAGCCTCATCTGCGCTGGCTTCCTTTGGAGCTTTACAGCAAGTCACCAACACAGATTCAGTGAAAGAAACGCAACAGGAGACAGATGAAGCCACGGGAAAACATGAATCTGGAGAAGAGACATTCAGCGCAGAAGCTGAGGAGTCTGGTGTGTCTGTTGAAGGCCAGGCTGAGACCTCGGAACCTGTAGATTCAAACTCAAAACTTTCCGCACAGGATAGCTTCTCAGAGGAGACTTCAATATCGGAGGAGAGGTTAGcacaggaggatgaagaggctAAGAAAGActctgaagaagaggaagcagcagctAAAGCGAGAGCAGCCCAGAGACAGCTGATGGCCATCGAGGAACTGGTCCAGTCTGAGAGGAATTATCTTCGACTGCTGCATGTCAGCACAGTGACCATCAGGGGCAACCTGCAGAAACTACAG CCTCCTTTAGCCAATCTGGACAGTATGTTTCTCTACATTGAGGATGTGATTGATGTGTCGAGTCGACTCCTCAACTTGTTGGACCAGAAGCAGGTTCGGCCTGAAGACCCTCAATTCCTGGAGACACTCT GTGCTTTGTTCCTCAGCCTGTCTTCAGACATTGAAGCAGCCTATAAGGAATACTTGGCCAACTACAACCACGTCACAGTGGTGGAAAACAGCTACAAACAGAAGGAGGGGCTCTGGAACGAGATTGTCAAAGTCATCAAGGCCTCAGC GCCTGAAGTGAATGCTACTTCTCTGAGTTTCTTCCTGGTTATGCCGGTGCAGCGGATCGCCCGctaccctctcctcctgcagaccaTTCAGAAACACACCGATCCGGCTCACCATGCTTACGCAGTCCTGGAGCAGACCGCTCACACCTCTATTGCCATAAACTGTCGAATCAATGAGTACAAACGCTTCAGAGAAGTTG cTGACAAATACAAGAAGACTGAAACCTTAACCATCAAAGACAAGATCAACCGTCTCAACTCCCACAGCATTGCCAAAAAGACGGCGAGGCTCAGCCAGCAAATCAAACACGAGACTGGAATAGTTCATAAG CTGGTCGATGAGGAGTTTGACACCCTGGAAGGTTTTTTCTACGTTCTGGAGCATGGgatcctggagctgctggagaatgTGGAGACATACCTGCACCATCTACAA GGGTTCCTGGCCTGTAAAACAGAGGAGTTTGACTTTGACATGGACGGAGAGAAGGCGCCTATCTGCTACAAAGAGATCACCACAGCGCTCAGACAGTGGATCCTTCCTACGTTT gagaagaggatgaggacgTTGATTCACAAACCTCTGTGTGCACTCCGTGACCTCCTGGTGGGCCCGAGGAACCTGATCAGGAAGAGGCTGGACAAGCTGCTCGACTACGAACTGATAGAAGCCAAATCTAATCTGAGCTACGAGGAGCAGGCTGTGGCCAACACCTACAg gACAATCAACACTCTGCTCCTCACTGAGCTTCCACAGTTTAATAGTGTAGCTCTGCAGATGATCTGGAGCATGTTGGGGACGTATAGCTGTCTGCACAAAGACCTCGCATCAGACATGGAACAACTCTTCCAGAGCTTTGCACAACAG ctGCCGCACAGCTCGCTCAGCCCTGGTGCATTCTGGGAGTGGGCAGAGTCCACGGCATTGAAAGAGTCGAGGAGGCTGGAGACTTTGTGTCGAAGTATAGAGGACACACTCAACTCGCCTTTCGTCCAG CCTCTGTGCCCATCCTCTCAGCACCGTCTGAAGCAGCTAACAGACAAGCACGGTTCTGGAAAGATCTACCAGGTGGTGGGAGCTGTTGTGGGGAGCCGTGACCTGGACCTGAACCTGGCCAAAGGGGAGCTTGTGGCCATTATCAGCGAGATGGACACCCGTGGAGACAAACGCAGATGGCTGGTTGATGCAGGAG GCAGAAGAGGCTACGCTCCTTCCTCAAAGCTAATTCGCTATCACCAGCCAACAGAGGACCCACCCCCTTCGCCACACCTGACCTTGCCGGACGGCGTGACGGGAATCAGAAGACACTCCTACACCCCAGAGAGCCGGCCGCTGGCGGTCATTAGACAGCCTTGCTTCCAg